The following nucleotide sequence is from Pseudomonas sp. RC10.
TCTTCGTCACGCACGACCAGACCGAAGCGCTGTCGATGTCCGACCGCGTGGCCGTGTTCAATAAGGGCCGCATCGAGCAGGTCGACACCCCGCGCAATCTGTACATGAAACCTGCGACCACGTTCGTCGCCGAATTCGTCGGCACGTCCAACGTCCTGCGCGGCGAGTTGGCGCAACAGTTGAGCGGCCACCCCAACGCGTTCTCCATTCGTCCCGAGCACATTCGTTTTGCCGAAGGCCCGGTTGCCAGTCACGAGATCGAAGTCAGTGGCCTGCTGCACGACATTCAGTACCAAGGCAGCGCCACGCGTTATGAGCTGAAGCTCGACAACGGCCAGACCCTCAGCGTCAGCCAGGCCAACACCCAATGGCTGGACACCAGCGCGCAGCACCAGCCCGGTCAGCGCATGACCGCGCGCTGGGCCCGCGAGGCGATGATCCCGCTGCATGACGCTGTCATCGAGCACACGGCCGAGGCCCATTGAGATGAGCCAGACACTCGCCCATCCAGCGCCAATGCCAGGGCAATCGCCCCTGCGGCGTTTTTCCAATCTGCTGTATCGACGGCCGAATCTGTACCTGACGCTGCTGCTGATCCCGCCGCTGCTGTGGTTTGGCGCGATCTACCTCGGCTCTTTGCTCGGGCTGCTGTGGCAAGGGTTCTACACCTTCGACGACTTCAGCATGTCGGTCACGCCGGACCTGACCCTCGCCAACTTCGCGGCGCTGTTCAACCCGGCCAACTTCGACGTGATCCAGCGCACGCTAACCATGGCCATTGCCGTGTCTATCGCCAGCGCCATCGTCGCGTTCCCCATCGCCTACTACATGGCGCGTTACACCACCGGCAAGACTAAGGCGTTTTTCTACATCGCCGTGATGATGCCGATGTGGGCCAGTTACATCGTCAAGGCCTACGCGTGGACGCTGCTGCTGGCGAAAGGCGGCGTGGCACAGTGGTTCGTTCAGCATCTGGGCCTGGAGCCAGTGTTGCAGGTGATTCTGGGGATTCCCGGTGTCGGCGGCAGCACCTTGTCCACCTCTCACCTGGGACGGTTTCTGGTGTTCGTCTACATCTGGCTGCCGTTCATGATTTTGCCGATCCAGGCCTCTCTCGAACGCCTGCCGCCCTCGCTGTTGCAAGCCTCGGCGGACCTGGGCGCCAAGCCCCGGCAGACCTTCCTGCAGGTGATCCTGCCGCTGTCGGTGCCCGGCATTGCGGCGGGTTCGATCTTCACGTTTTCGCTGACGCTGGGCGACTTCATCGTGCCGCAGCTGATCGGCCCGCCCGGCTATTTCATCGGCAGCATGGTCTACGCCCAGCAAGGCGCCATCGGCAACATGCCCATGGCCGCCGCGTTCACGCTGGTGCCCATCGTGCTGATCGCCATTTACCTGTCCATCGTCAAACGACTGGGGGCTTTCGATGCGCTCTAAGCCTGTGATCAAACAAGGCGATCAAGCCTCATGGGGCCTGAAGATCGCGGCCTGGGGTGGGCTGGTGTTTCTGCACTTCCCGATCCTGATCATCTTCGTCTACGCCTTCAACACTCAAGACGCCGCGTTCAGTTTCCCGCCACAGGGCTTCACCCTGAAGTGGTTCAGCGTGGCCTTCTCACGACCTGACGTGCTGGAGTCGATCAAGCTGTCGTTGCAGATCGCCTGCGTCGCGACGTTGATTGCGCTGGTGCTCGGCACCCTGGCGTCGGCGGCGCTGTATCGCAGGGATTTTTTTGGCAAGGACGGCATTTCGCTGATGCTGATCCTGCCCATCGCCCTGCCCGGCATCATCACCGGCCTGGCGTTGCTGTCGGCGTTCAAAACGCTGGGGATCGAGCCGGGGATGTTCACCATCATCGTCGGCCACGCGACCTTCTGCGTGGTGATCGTCTACAACAACGTCATTGCCCGCCTGCGTCGCACGTCCCACAGTTTGATCGAGGCGTCGATGGATTTGGGGGCCGACGGCTGGCAGACCTTTCGCTACATCATCCTGCCGAACCTCGGCTCCGCATTGCTGGCGGGCGGGATGCTGGCGTTCGCGTTGTCGTTCGACGAAATCATCGTGACCACGTTTACGGCCGGTCATGAACGCACCTTGCCGATCTGGCTGCTCAACCAACTCAGCCGCCCCCGCGACGTGCCGGTGACCAACGTCGTCGCGATGCTGGTGATGATGGTCACGATGCTGCCGATTCTCGGCGCGTATTACCTGACCCGTGGCGGTGAAAGCGTGGCGGGGAGCGGCGGGAAGTGATGACACCTTTTTGAATTCAACACCCAACCCTGTAGGAGTGAGCTTGCTCGCGATAGCGGTGTATCAGCTAGCCAATGAGTGACTGTTCATACGCAATCGCGAGCAAGCTCACTCCTACAGGACCACGTTTCAACGCGCTGGCGCGCCACAGCAAAGCGCCCGACAGATTCAACAAGAGGACAAACCCCATGCAAACCAAACTGCTGATCAATGGCCATCTGGTCGCCGGTGAAGGTCCCGCGCAGCCCGTGTTCAACCCCGCGCTGGGCCGGGTGTTGGTGGAAATCAACGAAGCCACCGAGGGCCAGGTCGACACCGCCGTACGCGCCGCCGATGCCGCGTTTGAGAGCTGGTCGCAAACCGCGCCGAAGGATCGCTCGTTGCTGCTGCTGAAACTGGCGGACGCCATCGACGCTAACGCCGAAGAACTCGCCAAGCTCGAATCAGACAACTGCGGCAAGCCTTATCAAGCGGCGCTGAACGACGAGCTGCCAGCGATTGCCGACGTGTTCCGCTTCTTCGCTGGCGCCAGCCGCTGCATGAGCGGCTCGGCGGCGGGCGAATACCTGCCGGGGCACACCTCGATGATCCGTCGCGACCCGGTAGGCGTCGTGGCGTCCATCGCGCCATGGAACTACCCGCTGATGATGGTCGCCTGGAAAATTGCCCCGGCGCTGGCGGCGGGTAATACCGTGGTGCTCAAACCTTCTGAGCAAACCCCTTTGACCGCGCTGCGTCTGGTCGAGCTGGCCAATGACATCTTCCCGGCAGGCGTGCTGAATCTGGTGTTCGGTCGCGGCCAGACCGTCGGCAATCCGCTGATCACCCACCCGAAAGTCCGCATGGTGTCGCTGACTGGCTCGGTCGCCACCGGCTCGCACATCATTTCCAGCACCGCCGAGAGCGTCAAACGCACCCACATGGAGTTGGGCGGCAAGGCCCCGGTGATCATCTTCGACGACGCCGACATCGACGCCGCCGTCGAAGGCATTCGCACTTTCGGCTTCTACAACGCAGGTCAGGATTGCACCGCCGCCTGCCGCATCTACGCGCAAAAAGGCATCTACGAGCAATTCGTGCAGAAGCTCGGGGAAGCCGTCAGCACGATCAAGGTCGGTCAGCAGGATGACCCGGACACCGAACTCGGCCCGCTCATCACGGCCCAACATCGCGACCGCGTCACCGGCTTCGTCGAGCGTGCGGTCGCGCAATCCCACACGCGCCTGATCACTGGTGGCAAGGCGATTGAAGGCAACGGTTTCTTCTTCCAGCCCACCGTCATCGCCGACGCCCAACAAGACGACGAAATCGTCCGCCGCGAGGTGTTCGGCCCGGTGGTGTCGGTAACGCCATTCGATGATGAAGCCCAAGTGCTGGGCTGGGCCAACGATTCCGATTATGGCCTGGCGTCGTCGGTCTGGACCCAGGACGTCGGTCGCGCCCACCGCCTGTCCGCCCGTCTGCAATACGGCTGCACCTGGGTGAACACCCACTTCATGCTCATCAGCGAAATGCCCCACGGCGGCCAGAAATTGTCCGGCTACGGCAAGGACCTGTCGATGTACGGGCTTGAGGACTACACCACCGTGCGCCATGTGATGTTCAAGCACTGATGCCTTATCTGTAGCGGTCCGGCTCGCCGGCGGCAGCGATTCCAATGACGCCACCACTGGCAAGCTTTGCTGCTCTTCCACGCCATCCAAACTGATTAGAATTTGACATCACCACGCAACCCCTGCGCTCATTCACGGTCAACACAACAGACGCTGCTTTGAGTCGCGGGGGGGTATTTTGGTATTCGTTCGAATACCAATAAAGCTCAACCACACTCAATCACCCTTCAAGCGGATGTGAAAGGTGAGGATTTTTCCGGTCCGGCTTCGTACACTGTTTCCCCCTGACTGGAGCTTGCCTCGTTGACACGATATCCCCGCTTTCCCGCAGGCGACAGTGAGGCAGGTCGCACCATCAAGGACATGGATTGGGCCGCAACGCCCCTTGGCTCCACCGAACAATGGCCGGCGGCGCTGAAGATTCACCTCAATCTGATCCTCAACTCCCCCGAGTCGATGTACCTGCTTTGGGGCCCGGAGTTGCTGTTTTTCCACAACGATGCCTGTGCCCCGACTCTCGGCCCTCGACGGGACGCGGCCATGGGTGCTCGCATGCCGGAGTTGTGGTCGGATGTGTGGGATCAAGTGCAGCCTTTTGCCGAGCAAGCGTTGAACGGGCAGCCGTATCACTGCGAAGACATGCCTCTGACCATGGCGCGTTATGGCGCAATCGAGCGCACGTGGTGGTCGTTTTCGTTCTCACCGATGATTGACGAGCACAACCAGGTGGTCGGCCTGTTCTGCGTGACCAACGAAACCACACGCCGCGTGCTGGATCAGCGAGCACTGAGGGCCAGCGAACAGCGTCGGCTCGACCTGATTGCCGACCTTGAACGGCAAGTCGTCGAGCGTGCTCATGAACGTGGCCTGACCTGGCAAGTCAGCCCCGATCTGCTCTCGATCATGACCTCCGATCTGCATTTCGAAACCACCAACCCGGCCTGGCGATTGACCTTGGGCTGGACGGACGAAGCATTGTCGCGGTTCGCGTTCTCTGACCTGATTCACCCCGAAGACGTCGCGCGCAGTCAGGAAGCCTTTGGCGCACTGGGTCGCAATCACCCGGTGCTGAATCTGGAAAACCGTTACCGACGCAAGGATGGCAGCTACCGCTGGCTGTCGTGGGTCGCGGTGCCGGAAGGCGGCAAGTTGTATTGCAGCGCACGGGACATCACCGCCGAAAAGCAACAGGCCGAAGCGCTGCGACGCGCGGAAGAGGCGTTGCGTCATTCGCAAAAAATGGAAGCTGTCGGGCAACTCACCGGAGGCCTGGCCCACGACTTCAACAACCTGCTGATGGGTGTCAGCGGCAACATCGAACTCTTGAAAAACCGTGTCGCCAAAGGCCGCACCGACAACCTCGGGCGCTACATCAACGCGGCGCTGGAAGGCTCTCGCCGAGCCGCCGCGCTGACCCACCGGCTGCTGGCGTTTTCTCGACGACAGACCCTCGATCCCCGACCGACTGATGTGGATCATCTGGTTGAGGGAATGGCCGAACTCATTCGCCGCACGGTGGGCCCCGCCATTGCCATGGACGTGATCGGCACCCCCGGCCTGTGGGCAACCCTGGTGGACGCCCATCAACTGGAAAACGCCCTGCTCAACCTGTGCCTCAATGCCCGCGATGCCATGCCCGACGGCGGTCAGCTGCTGATCGAAAGCGGCAACAAAATCCTCGACGACATCGAAGCCCGAGAGCTGGAAATGCCCGAAGGTCGGTACGTGGCGCTGTGCGTCAGCGACAACGGCACCGGGATGAGCGCCGATGTCGTCAAACGCGCCTTTGATCCCTTCTTCACCACCAAACCCATCGGCATGGGCACGGGGCTTGGGCTGTCGATGATCTACGGTTTTGCCCGCCAGTCGGGGGGCGGGGTTCAGATTCGCTCCGCAGTGGGGAAAGGCACGCAGGTGTGCATTTACCTGCCGGTGCAGGGCGAGGCCATTGCGTTTTCCCCGGACACGCCGTTGCAGGAACAACCTCCCGGACCGGTGGCGGGCGGCGAAACCGTCCTCGTGGTGGACGACGAGCCAACGGTCAGAACCTTGGTGGCCGAAGTGCTGACCGACCTCGGCTATCGTGTGCTGGAAGCCGAAAACGGTGGCGCAGCACTCGAAATCCTGCAAACACGACAAACCATCGACCTGCTCGTCTCGGACGTCGCCCTGCCCGGGGGCATGAACGGACGCCAACTCGCCGATGCCGCCCGCTCAGTGCGACCGGGTTTGAAGGTGCTGTTCGTGACCGGTTACGCGGAAAATGCCGCCTTGGGCAAAGCTCGGCTGGAACCGGGGATGCATGTGCTCACCAAACCGTTTTCGATACCGGCGCTCGGCGAGCGAGTGAAGGGGTTGCTGGAAACGTGAACGGAGCGCGCTGTACTCATCGAAAGAGGTCAGGCTGAATGATCAACTGTGGGAGCCGGCTTGCTGGCGAATCGGTTTTTTCAGTCACCAGATAGGTATCTGGCCCACCGCATTCGCCAGCAAGCCGGCTCCCACAATGTCGCGTCGGGTCATCAAGACCGGAGGGTAAGCGGGCAATCAATCCCGCAAATCAGACTCGTGAATCGGCTGATCGCGATGCGTTGCACGTTGATACTGCGCAGGCCAGGTCGCCTGACGCCCGTTCAGGTCGTCATCGGCATGCAATGGCCAGTACGGGTCGCGCAACAGCTCACGGGCGAGCAGGATCAGGTCCGCCTGACCCGTGCGCAGAATATGCTCGGCCTGAGCGGGCTCGGTGATCATCCCCACCGTTCCCGTGGCGATCTGGGACTCTTTCTTGACCCGCTCGGCAAACTGCGTCTGATACCCCGGACCCACCGGGATTTCAGCATTGGCAGCGGTACCGCCCGAGGATACGTCCACCAAGTCCGCACCCAGCGTTTTCAAACGCTTGGCCAGCTCGACCGTTTCATCCGGGTTCCAGCCGTCCTCCACCCAATCGGTCGCCGACACGCGCACGAACAATGGCAGCGCTTGCGGCCAGACATTACGCACGGCTTGGGTGACTTCCAGCGTCAGACGAATGCGGTTTTCGAACGAGCCGCCATATTCATCCTGGCGTTGGTTGCTCACCGGCGACAGGAACTGGTGCAGCAGATAGCCGTGGGCGGCGTGAATTTCCACTACGCTGAAACCGGCAGTCAGCGCACGCTTGGCAGCCGCGACGAAGGCCTCGACAACCTCTTTGATTTGAGTGGTATCCAACGGCGTCGGCGGCGTGTGTTTCGGGTCGAAAGCGATTTTCGATGGCCCCCACGGTGTCCAGCCACCCTGATCAGCAGGAATGCTGCCCTGCTTGCCCAGCCAAGGACGCCAGGTGCTCGCCTTGCGTCCGGCATGGGCCAGTTGAATACCGGCCACGGCGCCCTGAGCGGTGATGAATCGGGTAATGCGTTGCAACGGCGCGATCTGCTCGTCGTTCCACAGCCCGAGGTCCTCCGGGGTAATACGGCCGTCTTCGGTGACAGCGGCCGCTTCGGTGAAGATCAGTCCGGCACCGCCCACGGCGCGGCTGCCGAGGTGCACGAGGTGCCAGTCGTTGGCCAGACCGTCCTGGGCGGAGTATTGGCACATCGGCGAGACCACGATGCGATTGCGTAAGGTGAGTTCGCGAAGGGTGAAGGATTCAAGCAGCAGGCTCATGAGTATCTCTCGAAGTCGCGGAGGAAGGTTCCTTTGTACTGAACCTAGAGCCTAGTCGACAAGCTGAGAGAAGCCGTGGTTCCTGCTGTCTCGCGTGAAATCAACGCGGTGAAATGTGCGCCACCATGAGCTGCACGGTCTCGTTGCCCCGAAATTCGTTGAGGTCCAGCTTGTAGGCCAGCTCGACCCACCGCACCGTGGGATTGGGCCACACGTCGCGGTCAACGCTGAACGCAATGCCGTCGAGCTTCACCGTGCCGCATTCGGTTTTGAGCACCATCTTCAAATGCCGCTCGCCTACGACGCGTTGCTCCACCAGCTGGAACACCCCGTGAAACAACGGCTCGGGGAAGTGCTGGCCCCAAGGCCCGGCATTGCGCAGCGCGCGGGCCAGCTCCAGATGAAACTCTTCAACCGCCAACGTGCCATCGGACAACAGACGGCCGGTCAGGTCTTCTTCAGTCAGTTGACGACGAACTTCGGCATCGAAGGCTTCGGCGAAGGCCGGGAAATTTTCCGCAGGCAGCGACAAACCGGCTGCCATCGCGTGGCCACCAAACTTGCTGATCAACTCAGGGTGTTTCGCAGCAACGGCGTCCAGCGCATCCCTGATGTGGAATCCCGGCACCGAACGCGCCGAGCCTTTCAGCACGCCCTCCCCTGCGCTGGCAAAGGCGATAGTGGGCCGGTGATAACGCTCTTTCAGGCGCGACGCGAGAATCCCGATCACGCCCTGGTGCCATTCGGCTTCGTACAGGCAGAGCCCGAACGGCATCGACTCGACAGGCAAATCATTGAGCTGGGCCAGCGCTTCCCGTTGCATGCCCTGTTCGATGGACTTGCGGTCCTGATTCAGCTCGTCCAATTGCACGGCCATCTCCCGCGCCAGCGTCTCGTCTTCGCACAGCAGGCACTCGATGCCCAGGCTCATATCGTCCAGACGCCCCGCCGCGTTCAAACGCGGGCCGAGGATGAAGCCGAGGTCGGTGGAGGTGATGCGCGAAGGTTCGCGGCGCGCGACTTCCAGAATGGCGCGCAACCCCGGACGGGCGCGACCGGCGCGAATCCGCATCAAGCCCTGATGCACCAGAATCCGGTTGTTCGCATCCAGCGGCACCACGTCGGCCACACTGCCAAGCGCGACCAGGTCCAACAACTCGCCGAGGTTTGGCTGAGCGCGACCGTTGGCCTCGAACCATCCGATTTCCCGCAAACGCGCGCGCAGGGCCATCAAGACGTAGAACATCACGCCGACACCGGCCAGTGCCTTGCTGGGGAACGTGCAGCCGGGCTGATTCGGGTTGACGATAGCGTCAGCGACCGGCAGCTCATGGCCCGGCAAGTGGTGATCGGTCACCAGGACCTGCAGGCCCGCCGCCTTGGCAGCCGCAACACCCTCGACGCTGGAGATGCCGTTATCGACGGTCATCAACAGTTCAGGCTCACGCTCAAGGGCGACCTTGACGATTTCCGGGGTCAGTCCATAGCCGTATTCGAAGCGGTTCGGGACCAGATAATCGACATGCGCCGCACCCAGCAACCGCAGTCCCAAAACCCCGACCGTGCTGGCCGTAGCGCCGTCGGCATCGAAGTCACCGACGATCAGGATGCGCTGACGCTGTTGCAGCGCCGTCACCAGCAAATCCACCGCCGCGTCGATGCCTTTGAGTTGCTGATACGGAATCAGCCGCGCCAGGCCCTTGTCCAGCTCGTCCTGCGACAGCACGCCCCGCGAGGCATACAGACGGGTCAACAAAGGCGGCAGATCGCCCAGAAAAGGCAAGGTGTCGGGCAACTGTCGTGATTCGATGCGCATGCGGGTTCCGCTGATGTGTTCGGTTGGAGCTGATTCAGTGATCCGGGCAAACGTCGGCGGTCAACCGCGCTCGCCAGCCAGCCACTGCAATTGCACTTCGTGCTGGCCACGGTCGTCGGTCACGAAAATCGTGCCTTCGCTGATCATCACGTCCCACTTGATAACGCGGGGCATGTCCTTGGCCAGGGTCTCCAGCACTTCCTGAGGCACGGCGGCGATGTTGACGTTTTTCAACGTTTTGACGGCCGGGACGATCTTGCCCTCCCACACGCGCAGGCTGCCGTACGCCAAGAGGCTGGTGCGTTCGGTACGGCGGGAGCACCACGTCAGCCGGTCAGCATCGGGTTGGCCGACTTCGATCCAGTGCAGTACGCGGTCATCCAGGCTTTTTTCCCACAAGGCAGGTTCGTCGACGTCCGACAGACCGCGTCCGAACGACAGGTGTTCGCTGTACCAGAATGCGTAGGCCAACAGACGCACGGCCATGCGCTCTTCGGTTTCCGACGGGTGGCGGGCGATGGTCTGTTTGACGTTTTCGTACACCCCACGGTCGAGGTCGGTGAGGTTCAGTTCGAATTTGTAGGTCGTGGACGGCTGGGCCATGAACGGGCTTCTAAGGACGGGAAAGGCGCCAAGTCTAACCGATGCACGTCCCGTTGAACGACCAGACTCGATGATTGATCGTCATGGCGACATGAAAATCAGCGTGCGCGCATTTGTCAGGCTGCTTTACTCAACCCAGGGTGACGAGTGTTAAACAAATGATCCACAACGCCGATACGTTGATGCGAGACCCTCTAGCATGAAGTTCACAGCGTGGGCCGTTGCGAAATCAGACCCGTCGGATCGGGGTGATCGCGGCTTAAACCTCAGTCAGTATTTTCAGGATTTACCTCGACGGATGGTCAATCGTTACGCACACATTCGCCAGTCTGGTGTTTTCGCCCTGCTGATCGCTTCGGCACTGAGTGCGACACCCGGAACCGCAGACGCGAAGGAAACGCTGACTTGGCTGCTTCGGGATTTCCCTCCCCTGACCATTTTCGCCGGCCCGCAAGCAGGCCAGGGTGCCATCGACAAGCTGATGCCTGAATTGATTGCGCAGATGCCGGAATACAACCACCAGATCATGCACGTGAACCGTGCGCGGGGCACGCAGATGCTCCGGGACCCGGACGTCTTCGCCTGTGACCCGACACTGTTGTGGACGGCAGAACGTGCGAAGACCATTCTGTTCTCGATCCCGACCTACGCCACGCCGGGCAACGGAGTGACGATCGAACGGCGAAATCACGCGATGTTTGCGCCATTTCTCGATGCCGATGGGCATCTTGATCTGGCGGCGCTGCTGAACGCCAACACGGTCAAGACCGGTATTGTGGCCGAGCGCAGCTACGGTCCGACCATCGATAAGATACTCAAGGCGACCACCCAACCCGACAGCCTGATTCTGCATTACGGCAACGCGGCGGTGGGCAGCATGTTGCAGATGGAACGCCTGGACCGTTTCCAGGCCATCATCAGCTACTGGCCCGAAGCGCGGTATCACGCCCAGCAGCAGGGCATTGCGCTGGAAGAGCTGGAGTTTTTCCCGATCAAGGATGCGCCCAAGTACCAGTTCGCGCACATCGGCTGCTCGAAGACCGACAAGGGCCGCGAAGCCATCGAGATCATCAATCGCGAGATGCGCACGTTGCGGACCACCAAGCTGATCTCGTTCTACGCCGAATGGATGGTCGACAAGCGCCAATACCTGCAGGACGCGCAGACGTTTTTCGACGACGCGGAAAACTGAAAAACGCCAAGCAAAAGAAACCCCGAGCAGCGGGGAGACTACTCGGGGTCAACCGTGGTCCATCTTGGACCCGTACGGCAGGCAACATAAACACCGGAGCACAATGCCTGCGCCTGCCGTAATGGATAGGAGCCTACGTAATGGATAAGGTTCCCCGTTCCTCAGACAAAACCCTGACGGGCGGCAAAATTGTTGACCTGTGTCGCATTTCGCATCGCGGCGATGACGCAAGGCTCGATACGCCCCTCGGCGACCATCAAATCACGATGAAGCCCGTCGACCACATCGGTCAGCTGGCGCTTGTCACACAACTGGGCAGCGGAATAGACGCGTTCGATCACGATCGCACCGGCTGCATTTTTCAGCGTCACCAGACGCTCGCCATTTACACCGGCAGCGCCCAGGCTGGCCTCATAAGGTGCCAGTGCTTCGCTTAACAACAAGCTGATATTTTCCATCTGGATCACCACTCAACAGTTTGAATGCAAAGGTGCTTATCAATGACCATCGGCAGAAGCGGAAAGTTCTTTTCCGCTTCGAGGGTTTACCGTGAGCGGGTTGATCGTCACCCCCCTTGTCACTGGAGCATGCCTGCCCAATGTGACAGACAGAATTCAGTCTTTTGACGACCGCGTCGCGCTCGGCGTCAGACGCTTGGCCTCGCTGATATCGAGCCAGCCCCCCAGCAAGCCCTGCAACTGTCCGCCTGCGTCATAGAACGGCACCGCCCACTGAGACGCTTTAACGGCGCGACCGGACAGCGTGAAACTGCGCTCGGTCAGCAGCGGTTGATGAGTCGTCAAAAGATTCATGTAACTCGCGTGCATCGCCTCGGCAGCGTCTCGTGGGATCAGATCGACATCGATCAGGCGCCGACCATTCATCTGTTCATAGCTAATACCGAAACTGTCCTCATAGCTACGGTTGCAGAACACGAGACGACCCTGGAGATCCCGGACATACATCGGCTCAGGAATACCGTCCATCAACGCACGCTTGAACGCCAGTTGATCGTTGAGCTGCACTTCGGCGATCAGCCGTTGCCGTATCTGGTCCGTCAACCGAATTTTCCAATAGAGCGAAACCAATACGCCTGATAACACCACCGCCAGCAGCCAAAACACCCAATGGGGAGTCCGCTCCCACAGCGTGGATTGACCCATGATTCCCCCCAGCCATTTCGTGCGAATCGCCCGCATCTCGGCCACGGGGAATTCATCCAGTGCCTTGTTCAGAATGCTCAAAAGCTCAGGTTCGGAATTGATGACTGCAAACCGGTCCGGCGACCATATGTCCTCCACACTGCCAGCCACCTTCAGCCCGCGCATCGACGAGGTCCAGGCCGCCGCTTCATTCTGAATGGTCGCCGTTGCCCCTCCGCTCTC
It contains:
- a CDS encoding TIGR02285 family protein produces the protein MIASALSATPGTADAKETLTWLLRDFPPLTIFAGPQAGQGAIDKLMPELIAQMPEYNHQIMHVNRARGTQMLRDPDVFACDPTLLWTAERAKTILFSIPTYATPGNGVTIERRNHAMFAPFLDADGHLDLAALLNANTVKTGIVAERSYGPTIDKILKATTQPDSLILHYGNAAVGSMLQMERLDRFQAIISYWPEARYHAQQQGIALEELEFFPIKDAPKYQFAHIGCSKTDKGREAIEIINREMRTLRTTKLISFYAEWMVDKRQYLQDAQTFFDDAEN
- a CDS encoding DUF3509 domain-containing protein, which encodes MENISLLLSEALAPYEASLGAAGVNGERLVTLKNAAGAIVIERVYSAAQLCDKRQLTDVVDGLHRDLMVAEGRIEPCVIAAMRNATQVNNFAARQGFV